Proteins from a single region of Cryptococcus neoformans var. neoformans JEC21 chromosome 6 sequence:
- a CDS encoding expressed protein has translation MGLTQSTMSSNQPGRGFLKVSGKDITLDGKPITLRGTAIGGWLNMENFITGYAGHEHQVRHALKQVLGTEKYNYFFEKFLEYFFAEDDAKFFASLGLNCIRIPVNYHHFEDDMNPRVFKKDGLKHLDRVIQICAKYGIYTVIDLHAAPGGQNFDWHSDNPTHKALFYEHKDFQDRTVFIWENLARHSKDNTWVAGYNPLNEPSDEQHVRLVAFYNRVEKAIRSIDSNHMLFLDGNTFAADFSRFGKPLHNCVYACHDYSIYGFPNPPSLYEGSKEQIQFHIDSFNGKTEYMRKHGSPVWVGEFGPVYQTSKDGYPDWKHINDTRFDVLQLQLDIYAKARASWSIWLYKDIGFQGMIYAGEDTAYVKLLKEFLHKKKVVAADKWGADDRAVRPLFTPVESWLLKTVPSISDRYPQDWSVGEHLSRLVRNMLLSEELVKEYAEHFRGKSLEELDELAKSFKFSNCTQRKRLNDVLKSDSERGTDEKKSLWQAGEKV, from the exons ATGGGTCTAACACAGTCGACAATGAGCTCCAACCAGCCAGGCAGAGGCTTCTTGAAAGTTAGCGGAAAGGATATAACCTTAGATGGAAAACCGATTACATTGAGAG GGACTGCAATTGGCGGCTGGT TGAATATGGAGAACTTCATCACCGGCTATGCTGGACATGAACATCAAGTTCGGCATGCTCTAAAGCAGGTATTAGGGACAGAGAAATACAATTACTTCTTTGAAAAG TTCCTTGAGTATTTCTTCGCCGAAGATGATGCAAAATTCTTTGCATCACTAGGATTGAACTGTATTCGCATTCCT GTAAATTATCATCActttgaggatgacatGAACCCACGAGTGTTCAAGAAAGACGGCTTGAAACATCTCGATCGCGTGATTCAAATT TGTGCCAAGTACGGTATCTACACTGTCATCGATCTGCATGCAGCTCCCGGAG GACAAAATTTCGACTGGCATTCAGACAATCCAACTCACAAGGCGTTGT TCTATGAGCACAAGGATTTCCAAGATCGAACAGTCTTCATTTGGGAAAACCTAGCGCGT CATTCTAAGGACAATACTTGGGTTGCAGGTTATAATCCCTTGAATGAACCTTCTGATGAGCAACACGTTCGCCTTGTGGCATTCTACAACAGGGTAGAAAAAGCAATCAGATCTATTGATAGCAATCATATGCTCTTTTTAGA CGGAAA CACTTTTGCAGCGGACTTTAGCCGGTTTGGGAAGCCTCTCCACAATTGCGTTTATGCTTGTCATGACTATTCCAT CTATGGGTTCCCAAATCCACCCTCTCTATATGAG GGCTCAAAGGAACAAATCCAATTCCACATTGATTCATTCAATGGTAAAACCGAGTATATGCGCAAGCATGGG AGTCCAGTATGGG TTGGGGAATTCGGCCCTGTTTATCAAACATCTAAGGACGGATATCCTGATTGGAAACACATCAATGACACCCGATTTGATGTCCTTCAGCTTCAGCTTGATATCTACGCCAAAGCTCGGGCTAGTTGGTCCATCTGGCTCTATAAAGATATTGGTTTCCAGGGTATGATTTACGCGGGTGAAGATACTGCATATGTAAAACTTCTCAAGGAATTCTTACACAAGAAAAAG GTTGTTGCCGCTGATAAGTGGGGAGCGGATGATCGTGCAGTGCGACCGTTGTTTACACCCGTTGAGTCATGGCTTCTCAAGACCGTACCATCAATCTCGGACCGATACCCACAAGATTGGAGTGTAGGCGAGCACCTTTCTAGGCTAGTCAGAAATATGCTCCTCAGTGAAGAGCTAGTCAAAGAGTACGCAGAGCATTTTAGAGGGAAGAGTCTTGAAGAGTTGGATGAGCTAGCAAAGAGTTTTAAATTCT CTAATTGTActcagaggaagaggttgaaTGATGTGCTCAAGTCAGATTCAGAGCGTGGCActgatgagaagaagtcgTTGTGGCAAGCTGGTGAGAAGGTATGA
- a CDS encoding ubiquitin-conjugating enzyme E2-28.4KD, putative has product MATKVAQKRLQKEYLSMQKSPPPFIWACPEEKNILDWHFIIRGPPDTPYEGGEYHGLIWFPSDYPFKPPDVKLFTPSGRFEVGHKICMSMTSYHPSTWNAAWSVATILTGLLSFMLSNEITAGAVKSTNEEKRLLAKQSHAFNLKSKKFREIFPDYATPEMTDLPDMGGPAASSASKVSEPVNTSAAPNSSSPTNIPVAVPLAQLTQTTHTPHAQARPEQRVQRHAAGNWLFSWRWVVAVVVLAILGRLSSFAGL; this is encoded by the exons ATGGCTACCAAAGTCGCTCAGAAGAGA CTCCAGAAG GAGTATCTTTCAATGCAGAAGTCGCCTCCCCCATTCATCTGGGCTTGTccggaggagaagaacatATTAGATT GGCACTTTATCATT CGTGGACCCCCTGACACTCCGTATGAGGGAGGAGAATATCATGGTCTTATCTGGTTCCCTAGTGACTATC CTTTCAAACCGCCAGATGTCAAACTCTTCACACCTTCTGGGAGGTTTGAAGTTGGTCACAAAATTTGCATGAGCATGACTTCGTA CCATCCTAGCAC GTGGAATGCTGCCTGGTCTGTTGCCACGATCTTGACTGGTCTCCTGAGTTTCATGCTCAGCAACGA AATAACAGCCGGGGCCGTGAAGTCAACcaatgaagagaaaaggcTTTTAGCCAAGCAGAGTCATGCGTTTAACCTGAAAAGCAAGAAATTTAGA GAGATATTCCCTGAT TATGCCACTCCTGAGATGACTGACCTTCCTGACATGGGCGGACCTGCCGCGTCATCT GCGTCCAAAGTCTCAGAACCAGTGAATACCTCAGCTGCACCCAATTCGTCCTCGCCCACCAACATTCCTGTTGCCGTTCCTTTGGCCCAGCTTACACAAACAACACATACACCACATGCACAAGCTCGACCTGAGCAACGTGTGCAACGGCACGCTGCAGGGAATTGGTTATTCAGTTGGCGATGGGTTGTAGCGGTCGTTGTGCTTGCTATATTGGGCAGACTATCTTCGTTTGCGGGACTTTGA
- a CDS encoding 30s ribosomal protein s5, putative, giving the protein MAPALARPLRSLNPAARRLARCASTAAPQSSSAPPPPSDPQSSQHTPLPRPAFSVPYTPVPRLSGFPNSFKSPSHKHYNYPTPLFNSPPTEKMPDTLAEQSQAKKETKLAAVSGLSREELRNLCRFTVRSTKVQHMTKKGKMASQQAYVVVGHPEKGLVGLGRGRGHNHAAAQDDGFQKAVLNMDYVNRYEERTLWGEGKDLQGKWGAAKVHLRARPPGFGLMVPPMIHRVFTACGIKDASAMIVGSRNRPDVLKATIQVLHGGGNPSGFGTGIFGKKGPRENKGRGMRSKDEIERERGRYGVDVGRRI; this is encoded by the exons ATGGCTCCCGCCCTCGCCCGCCCCCTACGCTCCCTCAACCCAGCTGCCCGCCGTCTCGCAAGATGTGCCTCCACGGCAGCCCCGCAAAGCTCATCGgcacctcctcccccttccgATCCCCAGTCTTCTCAACACActcccctcccccgcccGGCTTTCTCAGTCCCTTACACCCCTGTCCCCCGCTTATCAGGATTCCCTAACTCATTTAAATCACCGTCTCACAAGCACTATAACTATCCCACGCCTCTCTTTAACAGTCCACCTACCGAGAAAATGCCAGACACCCTTGCAGAGCAGAGccaggcgaagaaggaaacgAAACTCGCAGCTGTCTCGGGGCTCTCTAGAGAAGAGCTTAGGAATTTGTGCAGGTTCACTGTGAGGTCGACCAAAGTTCAACATATGacaaagaagggaaagat GGCTTCGCAACAAGCGTatgttgttgttgggcATCCTGAAAAGGGTCTCGTCGGGCTTGGTCGTGGTCGAGGGCATAATCACGCTGCCGCTCAGGATGATGGATTCCAAAAGG CTGTGCTTAACATGGACTACGTAAATCGATATGAAGAAAGAACTCTTTGGGGCGAAGGAAAGGACTTACAAGGCAAATGGGGAGCTGCCAAGGTCCACTTGCGTGCTCGACCTCCAG GATTTGGTCTTATGGTCCCTCCTATGATCCATCGAGTCTTCACTGCTTGCGGTATCAAGGATGCGAGTGCCATGATCGTCGGTTCCAGAAATCGACCCGACGTGCTCAAGGCGACCATTCAAGTCTTGCATGGTGGT GGAAATCCTTCTGGCTTCGGCACAGGTATTTTTGGGAAGAAAGGACCCCGAGAAAACAAGGGTCGGGGAATGAGGAGCAAGGACGAGATTGAGCGCGAACGAGGAAGATATGGAGTGGATGTCGGCAGGAGGATCTAA